The Nitrospirota bacterium genome has a segment encoding these proteins:
- a CDS encoding IS110 family transposase, with protein sequence MTDRSKIWVGIDVSKSQLDVYIHPTAKRFHFNQTDEDIKAMGQQIKDLSPELVILEASGGFQNNAVSILSCMEIPVVVVNPRQVRDFARASGILAKTDLIDAKVLALFGKAVKPEVRSLPDADIQQLQLLIKRREQLVAMLTMETNRLPQTSGLASDSIIEHINWIKQSLSNLDKGIKDLLKSSPIYKEEEDLLRSVPGVGPVLASALIAGLPELGKLNGKKIAALVGVAPLNCDSGKYKGKRTIWGGRAHLRAVLYMGAVAAIRCNPVIKAFYEKLIHNGKAKKVALTACMRKMLVILNAMYKHKVLWNPIYA encoded by the coding sequence ATGACGGATCGGTCTAAAATATGGGTGGGCATTGATGTTTCCAAGTCGCAGCTTGATGTTTACATCCATCCCACAGCTAAACGGTTTCATTTTAACCAAACTGATGAAGATATCAAGGCTATGGGACAGCAGATTAAAGATTTGTCCCCTGAATTGGTCATACTTGAAGCCAGTGGTGGATTTCAAAACAATGCTGTCAGTATTTTGTCCTGCATGGAGATTCCTGTCGTAGTTGTTAACCCAAGACAAGTGAGAGATTTTGCTCGTGCTTCCGGGATACTGGCTAAAACTGACCTTATTGATGCCAAGGTTCTGGCTCTTTTTGGGAAAGCGGTAAAGCCGGAAGTTAGAAGTTTGCCTGATGCTGATATTCAGCAATTGCAATTGCTGATAAAAAGACGAGAGCAGCTTGTTGCAATGCTTACGATGGAAACAAACCGTTTGCCGCAAACCTCTGGGCTTGCATCTGACAGCATAATAGAGCATATTAATTGGATAAAGCAATCTTTGAGCAACCTTGATAAAGGGATTAAAGATTTGCTGAAATCCAGTCCTATTTACAAAGAAGAAGAAGATTTGTTGCGCAGTGTTCCCGGAGTAGGACCAGTGCTTGCATCTGCTTTGATCGCAGGCTTGCCGGAACTGGGAAAGCTTAACGGCAAAAAGATAGCAGCTCTGGTTGGAGTTGCGCCTTTGAACTGCGACAGCGGCAAATACAAGGGTAAACGCACAATTTGGGGCGGCAGAGCACATTTGAGAGCAGTGCTTTATATGGGCGCTGTAGCTGCTATTCGCTGCAATCCCGTCATTAAAGCATTTTATGAAAAACTTATACATAACGGAAAAGCCAAAAAAGTTGCGCTCACCGCTTGTATGCGGAAAATGCTGGTGATTTTGAATGCAATGTATAAACATAAAGTATTATGGAACCCAATATATGCTTAA
- a CDS encoding roadblock/LC7 domain-containing protein, with product MAGSDLIMYEEEFKQIDAELHKLYQQANAKVVFLVDKNGQLIASSGETRDIDTTSLASLTAGNIAATGGIARLLGEKEFTILFHEGERDNIHISLIGQRIILVVVFDQRSSLGLVRLRVKKTSDAIGRIFDSIVGKAEKEKAEGKIEEFPFAEISDEDIDNLFR from the coding sequence ATGGCTGGCTCTGATTTGATAATGTATGAGGAAGAGTTCAAGCAGATTGATGCCGAGCTGCATAAATTATATCAGCAGGCTAATGCCAAAGTCGTCTTTCTAGTAGATAAGAATGGCCAGCTTATAGCATCTTCCGGAGAGACCCGCGATATAGATACTACTTCCCTCGCATCACTCACTGCAGGTAACATTGCAGCCACAGGCGGCATTGCTCGGCTTTTAGGAGAGAAGGAATTTACTATTCTATTTCATGAGGGCGAGAGGGATAACATACATATATCACTTATTGGCCAGCGTATTATACTCGTTGTTGTATTCGACCAGCGCTCATCTCTTGGCCTTGTGAGGTTGAGGGTAAAGAAGACTTCGGATGCTATTGGAAGGATCTTCGATTCTATTGTAGGTAAAGCTGAGAAAGAGAAGGCCGAAGGGAAGATTGAAGAGTTTCCTTTTGCTGAAATAAGCGACGAGGATATAGACAATCTCTTCAGATAG
- a CDS encoding gliding-motility protein MglA: MSFINYSSREINCKIVYYGPGLGGKTTNLQFIYKKTNPVQKGKLISLATETERTLFFDFLPLALGDIKGFRIRFHLYTVPGQVFYAASRKLILKGVDGVVFVADSQIERMEADIESLEDLKLNLAEQGYELIKLPFTIQYNKRDLPSIAPIEEMNKILNPDGVPWFEAVAINGSGVFETLKNVAKQVLMELKKHY; encoded by the coding sequence GTGTCGTTTATAAATTACTCTTCACGTGAAATTAACTGTAAAATTGTTTATTATGGCCCGGGCCTTGGCGGCAAGACTACAAACCTCCAGTTTATATATAAAAAGACAAACCCTGTGCAGAAAGGGAAATTAATTTCCCTTGCCACTGAGACTGAAAGGACTCTGTTTTTTGACTTCCTTCCCCTTGCCCTCGGCGACATCAAAGGCTTTAGAATAAGATTCCATTTGTATACGGTCCCGGGGCAGGTCTTTTATGCTGCGAGCCGCAAGCTCATCTTAAAAGGAGTCGACGGTGTTGTTTTTGTTGCTGACAGCCAGATAGAGAGGATGGAAGCCGATATAGAGAGCCTGGAAGACCTTAAACTTAATCTTGCCGAACAGGGTTATGAACTTATAAAGCTGCCTTTTACAATCCAATACAATAAACGGGACCTTCCCAGCATCGCACCCATTGAGGAGATGAACAAGATTTTAAATCCTGACGGTGTCCCCTGGTTTGAGGCAGTAGCTATTAATGGGAGCGGCGTTTTTGAGACCCTGAAAAACGTTGCCAAACAAGTATTAATGGAATTAAAGAAACACTACTAA
- a CDS encoding DUF2155 domain-containing protein has protein sequence MVKFLSVIIAIVFLFSVGACKKKEEKPVPKAPGMTGPIIVPTDVPTGHGKAESKGETQVLVPADVKDKWSAVKLIIEDKVSKKTREFTVKLGDELNIPNSNLKVKVGDFLPDFKMTDSQTITSSSNKPNNPAVGVKVFEGDKQIFPDSGKWGWLYAKFPTIHPFQHEKYGLTLKEGVPKG, from the coding sequence ATGGTGAAATTTTTATCAGTAATAATTGCGATAGTGTTTTTGTTCTCGGTTGGTGCCTGCAAGAAGAAAGAGGAGAAACCCGTCCCTAAAGCCCCTGGCATGACAGGACCTATTATTGTACCTACCGATGTACCAACGGGCCACGGCAAAGCCGAATCAAAGGGCGAGACTCAGGTGCTTGTTCCTGCTGATGTAAAGGACAAGTGGAGTGCCGTGAAACTTATAATTGAAGATAAAGTTTCGAAAAAGACCCGGGAGTTTACTGTCAAGCTTGGAGATGAGCTCAATATTCCGAATTCGAACCTGAAAGTCAAGGTAGGCGATTTCCTTCCAGATTTTAAAATGACAGATAGTCAGACTATTACATCATCTTCAAACAAGCCCAACAACCCAGCAGTTGGGGTAAAGGTATTTGAAGGCGACAAGCAAATATTTCCTGATTCCGGGAAATGGGGCTGGCTCTATGCGAAATTTCCTACAATACATCCATTCCAGCATGAAAAATATGGCCTGACACTGAAAGAGGGAGTGCCAAAGGGATAG
- the tadA gene encoding tRNA adenosine(34) deaminase TadA codes for MRLAIEEARAAFNEDEIPVGAVLVNNGAVIARAHNTREFTSDPTAHAEILAIKEGAERLGSWRLAQATLYVTKEPCIMCAGTMVNARLGRLVYGCKDIKGGAIESLYNIVSDPRLNHRVEVISGVLEDECAEILQCFFKSRR; via the coding sequence ATGAGGTTGGCCATTGAAGAAGCCAGGGCTGCTTTTAACGAGGATGAAATTCCTGTAGGCGCGGTATTAGTTAATAATGGAGCGGTAATTGCGAGGGCACACAACACGAGAGAGTTTACCTCTGACCCAACAGCCCATGCAGAAATCCTGGCCATTAAAGAGGGTGCAGAACGCTTAGGAAGCTGGCGTCTCGCTCAGGCTACCCTTTATGTTACAAAGGAGCCCTGTATAATGTGTGCGGGAACTATGGTTAATGCAAGACTCGGCAGACTCGTCTATGGATGCAAAGATATTAAAGGCGGGGCAATAGAGAGCTTGTACAATATAGTTTCTGACCCAAGGCTTAACCATCGAGTAGAAGTTATCTCAGGTGTCCTTGAAGATGAGTGCGCAGAGATTTTGCAGTGCTTTTTTAAGTCTCGAAGATGA
- the dnaX gene encoding DNA polymerase III subunit gamma/tau, with protein sequence MSYLVLARKWRPQSFDDLIGQEAASRTLKNALSHGKVAHAYLFSGPRGVGKTSTARILAKALNCFEGPTANPCGQCQNCKAVSDGYSVDVFEIDGASNNSVDDIRELREAVKYAPSSGRYRIYIIDEVHMLSESAFNALLKTLEEPPGHVVFIFATTAPKKIPATILSRCQHLAFHRIPKGIIKDRLSKIAEAEDIKIKQEAIEMIARASDGSMRDALTILDQAVSFSNDIG encoded by the coding sequence ATGAGTTACTTAGTTCTTGCGAGAAAATGGCGGCCTCAGAGTTTTGATGACCTTATTGGTCAGGAGGCTGCATCCAGGACTTTGAAAAACGCCCTTTCCCATGGGAAGGTGGCACATGCCTATCTATTTTCAGGCCCCAGGGGAGTGGGAAAAACCTCTACAGCAAGGATCCTTGCCAAGGCCTTAAATTGCTTTGAAGGCCCTACAGCCAACCCCTGCGGGCAGTGTCAGAACTGTAAGGCAGTATCTGATGGTTATTCCGTAGATGTCTTTGAAATAGACGGTGCTTCCAATAACAGTGTCGATGACATACGGGAGCTGAGGGAGGCTGTAAAATATGCGCCCTCATCTGGCAGATACAGGATATATATAATAGATGAAGTCCATATGCTTTCAGAATCGGCCTTTAACGCACTTTTAAAAACCCTGGAGGAGCCACCTGGCCATGTAGTTTTCATCTTTGCCACTACTGCACCGAAAAAGATACCTGCTACGATTCTCTCGCGCTGTCAGCACCTCGCTTTCCACAGAATTCCTAAAGGCATTATAAAAGACAGGCTTTCAAAGATAGCAGAGGCAGAAGACATAAAGATCAAACAGGAAGCCATCGAGATGATAGCGAGGGCCTCTGATGGAAGTATGAGAGATGCCCTGACCATTCTTGACCAGGCCGTCTCTTTCAGCAACGATATAGGATAA